In Rhodanobacteraceae bacterium, the DNA window GAGGTGGATACGGTAGCGCGGGGACAGCAGATCGATCGGCAGCTGGCGGTTGGCGTCGGCCACGCGCGGGTCGGCGCCGAGTTCCAGCAGGCAGCCGCCGCACAGCACCAGGCCGTGGCGGCAGCACCAGTGCAGCGGGGTGCGCCCGTCGGCGTCCTGCACATTGGGATTGGCGCCGCCCTGCAGCAGGGTCTGCAGCAGCGGTTGCAGCCGGGCTTCGTCGCGCAGCACGGGCTCGACGCGACCGGCGCCGAGCATGCGGTGCAGCGGCGTGCGGCCGTCGCGGTCGGGGCGGTCGGGGTTCGCGCCGGCTTCGAGCAGGCGCGTGACCACCGCCTGGATCGCTGCCAGTGGCCGCGCGGGGTCCTCGATGAGCGCCAGGACCGCCTGCAGCGGCGACTCCGGCGCGGCGCGGCCTTCCGCATCGGCGCCGCGCTGCAGCAGGCTGTCGACCAGCGGCTGGCGCAGGCAGGCGGCGGCGAGTCCCAGCGGGGTCATGCGGCCGAGGACCACGCTCTCCACTTCCACCCCGCGCGTGAGCAGCCAGTCGATCAGCGCGGGCTTGTTCGCCAGGATCGCCGCCGCCAGTGGCGACACGCCCGCGCGATTGGCCCGGCGCAAGTCGGCGCCGCGCTCGGCGAGCGCCTTGCACAACTCCAGTTGCCCGGTGCCGACGGCGTGCAGCAGCGCAGTGGCGCCCTGTTCGTCCACTCCGTCGATGTCCAGTCCCAGGGTCAGCAGGCGGTCCAGTGTGGCCAGGTCGCCACGCTTGCCGGCGGCGGCCACCGCGCGGCCGTCGAGCGCCACGCCCGGGTGGGCGCCGGGCGGCCAGTCGAGCAGCCGCGCCAGTTCGTCCTGGCCGGTCAGCTGGGCAATCCCGGCGGCGGTGGTGCCGTCGCGCGCGCGGCGCGCCGGGTCGGCGCCGGCGCGCACCAGCAGCGGCGCGATCTCGCGCGCGTCGTCGCGCCGCGCCCAGGCCAGCGCAGTCAGCGCGTTGTGGCCGTCGGCATCCTGCACCCGCGCTTCGGCGCCGGCGGCGATCAGGCGCTCGATCCAGGCCAGCGGCAGCTGCGCCAGCGCGGCCAGCAGCAGCGGCCTGCCGTGCACATCGCTGGCGTGCACATCGCCGGTTGCCAGCGCGGTCTCGCGCAGCTGGATCCATTCCTCGCCCTCGCCGATCTGCGGGATCAGGCACAGGCCGGGCAGCAATACGCCAGCCGCAGCGGGGTGGCGCGGCGCGCGGTCGAGCAGCGCCTGCAGCAGCTCCAGCGGCGCCGGGGCCTCGGCGCACAGCCGCTCCCACAGCGACCAGCCGCTGGCATCGCGCGCGAAGGGATCGTGGCCGCTGTCGACCACCGCCTCGACGTAGCGCCGATCCTGGTGCGGCAGCGCCGCGCGCAGCGCCTCGGCCAGTTCGGCGCCGCTGATGCCGGGGATCTCGAGCAATTCCTGGTACAGCGGGAAGCGCCCCTGCATCGCCGCGCGCACCAACAGGCGGCCGGGTGGATCGGGTTCGATACGCTCCGGCTCCGCCGGTGGATCCTCGTGCTCGTCTGCGATGTGCGCACTTGGCAGCGGATAGGCCGGGTCGAGGATGCGCACCAGCGGCCAGCGCCCGGCCGCTGCGGCGATGTCGGCTGCGTTCATGCCGCGCGCGTCGCGCGCGTCGGCCGGGCAGCCGAGCGCCAGCAGCACCTTCAGGGTCTCGCCGTCGGCATTGCCGGCCTGCGCGGCTAGGTGCAGCGCACCGCGCCCGTCGGCGTCCTGGGCGTGCGCATCGGGGCGGTGGAATACCAGCCGCTGCAGCACGCGGCGGGCGCCGGCGCGCGCCGCCTCGAGCAGCGCGTCGCGCCCGGCGTCGTCGCGCGCGGCCAGGTCCGCACCGGCGGTGAGCAGCGCCTCGGCGATCTCGGCATTGTCCGCCAGTGCCGCGACCATCAGCGCGCTGCGTCCCTGCGGCCCGCGTGCGTTGACCTTGGCGCGCGCCTTCAGCAGCAGCTTGACGCCCTTGGGATCGTCTCCATCCACCGCGGCGGCGAACAGCAGCGCCGGCGTGGCGCCGTCGACATCGACATGCGCCCCGCGTTTCAGCAGGAACTCGACCACCACCCAGTTGCCCGCCTCGCTGGCCAGCGCCAGCGGGGTCATGTCGTCGCGGTTGATCGCATCCAGCCGCGCGCCGGCATCCAGCAGGCTCTGCGCCACGCCGGCATCGCGGGTGAGCGCGGCCAGGTGCAGCGGGGTGTTGCCGGCGTCGTCGGTGAGGTTCGGGTTGGCGCCGTTGGCCAGCAACGTCATCACCGCGTCGATGCGCCCGGCGTAGCTGTCGCGGGTGGCGGCAAGCAGTGCGGTGAGTCCGCCGCAGACGCGGTCGATCTGCGCTCCGGCGGCGATCAGCGCGCGCAGCGCGCCACGGTCGGCGGCGGTCGCGGCCGCGATCAGGGCGCTGCGCTGATCGACCGATTCCGGCGGCGGCGCGGCGTTCGGATCGGCACCGCGGGCGAGCGCGGCGCGCACGCCCTCGCCATCGCCGCGGCGTGCCGCCAGCAGCAAGTCGTGATCCGGCCCCGGCGGCAGGGTGGGTTCGGGTGGCGGCCCGTACCAGGGATCGGGAT includes these proteins:
- a CDS encoding ankyrin repeat domain-containing protein; the encoded protein is MPVLSPQRRLHGAVAVLAALACVAGAVRLAPPAAWLLWLALPLLAYARSASDAVALARWRGADGRRRVALALALPLAGGLLCDLLLGPLLGALRAPDRLYPILGLSALLVGMLVAQWRSWPWFGLLFQADLPAAADDASLWRRLRERARELTVVPDAFFSDGLPVAAALLLVLAAPALLPLWPADWPRWLLALGLLALLATAVELVLRCTARALARPQPTAHLPSFLLVGNRGSDEITDPDPWYGPPPEPTLPPGPDHDLLLAARRGDGEGVRAALARGADPNAAPPPESVDQRSALIAAATAADRGALRALIAAGAQIDRVCGGLTALLAATRDSYAGRIDAVMTLLANGANPNLTDDAGNTPLHLAALTRDAGVAQSLLDAGARLDAINRDDMTPLALASEAGNWVVVEFLLKRGAHVDVDGATPALLFAAAVDGDDPKGVKLLLKARAKVNARGPQGRSALMVAALADNAEIAEALLTAGADLAARDDAGRDALLEAARAGARRVLQRLVFHRPDAHAQDADGRGALHLAAQAGNADGETLKVLLALGCPADARDARGMNAADIAAAAGRWPLVRILDPAYPLPSAHIADEHEDPPAEPERIEPDPPGRLLVRAAMQGRFPLYQELLEIPGISGAELAEALRAALPHQDRRYVEAVVDSGHDPFARDASGWSLWERLCAEAPAPLELLQALLDRAPRHPAAAGVLLPGLCLIPQIGEGEEWIQLRETALATGDVHASDVHGRPLLLAALAQLPLAWIERLIAAGAEARVQDADGHNALTALAWARRDDAREIAPLLVRAGADPARRARDGTTAAGIAQLTGQDELARLLDWPPGAHPGVALDGRAVAAAGKRGDLATLDRLLTLGLDIDGVDEQGATALLHAVGTGQLELCKALAERGADLRRANRAGVSPLAAAILANKPALIDWLLTRGVEVESVVLGRMTPLGLAAACLRQPLVDSLLQRGADAEGRAAPESPLQAVLALIEDPARPLAAIQAVVTRLLEAGANPDRPDRDGRTPLHRMLGAGRVEPVLRDEARLQPLLQTLLQGGANPNVQDADGRTPLHWCCRHGLVLCGGCLLELGADPRVADANRQLPIDLLSPRYRIHLGPALRQAAEAWNRQRGPR